In the genome of Streptomyces sp. NBC_00190, one region contains:
- a CDS encoding SWIM zinc finger family protein, with the protein MEAVSWWGRAWVSALEAVSRDPARLARGRTYAAEGHVDAVTVTPGRIVAYVRGSRPRPYRTELTLPAFADGEWEELLETVAADPAALAALLEQEVPQSLAEAILPGAGELVARCSCPDVARPPCKHAAALCYRAARLLDEDPFVLLLLRGRGERELLDELTRRNAAHAAREQPDATPDFPGVPARAALARTSLPLLPAPLPAPAAAGLPPACPADPAAPDPLALDQLASDAAARALAVLTTAEDPIAGLSLWQDAVRLASAYPTAGLTGAARGLFRDLARATGRTTTDLARAAAAWRQGGLPALAALEEPWDPPAGPFDRARPALLAAAQGSFRPDRNRLTAHTRQLRLGRDALWYAYESRPDDDDWWPTGRPSPDPVTALLH; encoded by the coding sequence ATGGAGGCGGTGAGCTGGTGGGGCCGGGCCTGGGTGTCGGCCCTCGAAGCGGTGTCCCGTGACCCGGCCCGGCTGGCCCGGGGCCGTACGTATGCCGCCGAAGGGCACGTCGACGCCGTCACCGTCACCCCCGGCCGGATCGTGGCGTACGTACGGGGCAGCCGGCCCCGCCCGTACCGCACGGAGCTGACGCTGCCCGCCTTCGCGGACGGAGAGTGGGAGGAGCTGCTGGAGACGGTCGCGGCCGACCCCGCGGCGCTCGCCGCCCTGCTGGAGCAGGAGGTTCCGCAGTCGCTCGCCGAGGCGATCCTGCCCGGCGCGGGCGAGCTCGTGGCGCGCTGCTCGTGCCCGGACGTCGCGCGTCCGCCGTGCAAGCACGCGGCGGCCCTCTGCTACCGGGCGGCCCGGCTCCTCGACGAGGACCCCTTCGTGCTGCTGCTCCTGCGCGGCCGCGGCGAGCGGGAGCTCCTCGACGAGCTGACCCGCCGCAATGCCGCCCACGCCGCACGCGAACAGCCCGACGCCACACCGGATTTCCCCGGCGTCCCGGCCCGGGCGGCGCTCGCCCGCACCAGCCTGCCGCTGCTGCCCGCGCCGCTTCCCGCGCCCGCCGCCGCGGGGCTCCCGCCGGCCTGCCCGGCCGACCCGGCCGCGCCGGACCCGCTCGCCCTGGACCAGCTCGCCTCCGACGCAGCCGCCCGCGCGCTGGCCGTCCTCACCACGGCCGAGGACCCGATCGCCGGGCTCAGCCTGTGGCAGGACGCCGTCCGGCTGGCCTCCGCGTACCCCACGGCCGGGCTCACCGGCGCCGCCCGCGGTCTTTTCCGCGACCTGGCCCGCGCGACCGGCCGTACCACCACCGACCTCGCCCGCGCCGCGGCGGCCTGGCGGCAGGGCGGCCTCCCCGCGCTCGCCGCCCTCGAAGAGCCCTGGGACCCGCCGGCCGGGCCCTTCGACCGGGCCCGCCCGGCGCTCCTCGCCGCCGCCCAGGGCTCCTTCCGCCCCGACCGCAACCGCCTCACGGCCCACACCCGCCAGCTTCGCCTCGGCCGTGACGCCCTCTGGTACGCCTACGAGTCCCGCCCGGACGACGACGACTGGTGGCCCACGGGCCGCCCCTCCCCGGACCCGGTCACCGCCCTGCTGCACTGA
- a CDS encoding DEAD/DEAH box helicase — MAAQSQSQSQSQPQTSALLRHAAVFLPAAVPRQGRVVFWAPDGDALPEAGAPMPLTVVRPHGDGVRSRTVLAVAFSVTAALPLLVRAPRSPAAHPATRAWGTAATQALTLVARGRLLPGLTPEGIDAWRAGPLDAADVDHLRAIAAALPHEGYATPLAGRRPLQLPEPEALVRSFLDAVADSLPRTPAAPVAAGRPFAAREPQRVPGIQDWAAQVAAGADTGVGISLRLDLSSFRLFDEAEGEDVRRAGAAVVQVHSLADPTLVTDAAQLWAGAAAAGFGPRARIDAVLALRRAARVWPPLLRLLDQPVPDALALSDPELEDLLGMAATRLAAAGVLVHWPRELARTLSATAVVRSTAPGSATDGTAFFDAAHLFAFSWELALGGDRLTPGEMDALAQAHRPVVRLRDRWVRVDPELVRKARKRELGLLDPVDALATVLSGTAEIDGEPVEAVPVGALAALRERLTGELAPLPQPAALKATLRDYQARGLAWLDLMTSLGLGGCLADDMGLGKTVTLIALHLHRDRPEPTLVVCPASLLGNWQREIEKFAPGTPVRRFHGGTRSVDDLESAAGGFVLTTYGTMRASAPLLAEQSWGMVVADEAQHVKNPHSATAKALRTVPAPARVALTGTPVENNLSELWALLDWTTPGLLGPLTAFRARHARPVEHQQEEDGGNEAAVARLSALVRPFLLRRKKSDPGIAPELPPKTETDHPVSLTREQASLYQAAVDEAMAVIESSEGIERRGMIMKLLASLKQICNHPAQYLKEAEPRIPHRSGKLALLDELLDTILAEGGSVLVFTQYVTMARLIERHLAARGISHQLLHGGTPVPRREELVDRFQAGEVPVFLLSLKAAGTGLNLTRAGHVIHFDRWWNPAVEEQATDRAYRIGQTQPVQVHRIIAEGTVEDRIAEMLEAKRALADAVLGSGESALTELTDRELADLVSLRRPA, encoded by the coding sequence GTGGCAGCGCAGTCGCAGTCGCAGTCGCAGTCGCAGCCGCAGACATCCGCGCTGCTGCGCCACGCGGCCGTCTTCCTGCCCGCAGCCGTTCCCCGGCAGGGCCGCGTCGTGTTCTGGGCGCCCGACGGGGACGCCCTGCCCGAGGCGGGTGCGCCGATGCCGCTCACCGTCGTCCGCCCGCACGGCGACGGGGTCCGCAGCCGGACCGTGCTCGCCGTGGCCTTCTCCGTCACCGCCGCCCTGCCCCTGCTCGTCCGGGCACCCCGCAGCCCGGCCGCGCACCCCGCCACCCGGGCCTGGGGCACCGCCGCCACCCAGGCGCTCACACTGGTCGCCCGGGGCCGCCTGCTGCCCGGGCTCACCCCCGAGGGCATCGACGCCTGGCGGGCCGGGCCGCTCGACGCCGCCGATGTCGACCACCTCCGCGCGATCGCCGCCGCACTGCCCCACGAGGGGTATGCGACCCCGCTGGCCGGCCGCCGCCCGCTCCAGCTGCCCGAACCGGAGGCGCTGGTCCGCTCCTTCCTCGACGCGGTCGCCGACAGCCTGCCCCGCACCCCGGCCGCGCCGGTCGCGGCCGGACGGCCGTTCGCCGCCCGGGAGCCGCAGCGGGTGCCGGGCATACAGGACTGGGCCGCGCAGGTCGCGGCCGGAGCCGACACCGGCGTGGGGATCTCGCTGCGGCTCGACCTGTCGTCCTTCCGCCTCTTCGACGAGGCGGAGGGCGAGGACGTCCGTCGCGCCGGGGCCGCCGTGGTCCAGGTGCACAGCCTCGCCGACCCGACCCTCGTCACCGACGCCGCACAGCTGTGGGCGGGCGCGGCCGCCGCGGGCTTCGGACCGCGCGCCCGGATCGACGCCGTGCTCGCGCTGCGCCGGGCCGCGCGGGTCTGGCCGCCCCTGCTGCGCCTGCTCGACCAGCCGGTCCCCGACGCCCTCGCCCTGTCGGACCCGGAGCTCGAAGACCTGCTGGGCATGGCCGCGACCCGGCTGGCGGCCGCGGGCGTCCTGGTCCACTGGCCGCGCGAGCTGGCCCGTACGCTGTCGGCGACCGCCGTCGTACGGTCCACCGCGCCCGGGTCCGCCACCGACGGCACGGCCTTCTTCGACGCCGCGCACCTCTTCGCCTTCTCCTGGGAGCTGGCGCTGGGCGGCGACCGGCTCACCCCGGGCGAGATGGACGCCCTCGCGCAGGCCCACCGGCCGGTGGTGCGGCTGCGGGACCGGTGGGTGCGGGTCGATCCCGAGCTGGTGCGCAAGGCGCGCAAGCGGGAACTGGGCCTGCTGGACCCGGTGGACGCGCTGGCGACCGTACTGTCCGGGACGGCCGAGATCGACGGGGAGCCCGTCGAGGCGGTTCCGGTCGGGGCGCTGGCCGCCCTGCGGGAGCGGCTGACGGGGGAGCTGGCCCCGCTGCCGCAGCCGGCCGCGCTCAAGGCCACCCTGCGGGACTACCAGGCGCGCGGTCTGGCCTGGCTGGACCTGATGACCTCCCTCGGCCTCGGCGGCTGCCTCGCCGACGACATGGGGCTCGGCAAGACCGTCACCCTGATCGCGCTCCACCTGCACCGCGACCGCCCCGAGCCGACGCTCGTGGTGTGTCCCGCGTCCCTGCTGGGCAACTGGCAGCGCGAGATCGAAAAGTTCGCCCCCGGCACGCCCGTGCGCCGCTTCCACGGCGGCACCCGCAGCGTCGACGACCTCGAATCCGCCGCCGGCGGGTTCGTGCTCACCACGTACGGGACGATGCGCGCCAGCGCCCCGCTCCTGGCCGAGCAGAGCTGGGGCATGGTCGTCGCCGATGAGGCGCAGCACGTCAAGAACCCGCACTCGGCGACCGCCAAGGCGCTGCGCACGGTCCCGGCGCCGGCCCGGGTGGCGCTGACCGGCACCCCGGTCGAGAACAACCTCTCCGAGCTGTGGGCGCTGCTCGACTGGACGACGCCCGGCCTGCTGGGCCCGCTCACCGCCTTCCGGGCCCGCCATGCCCGCCCGGTGGAGCACCAGCAGGAGGAGGACGGCGGCAACGAGGCGGCGGTGGCCCGGCTGTCCGCGCTCGTACGGCCGTTCCTGCTGCGGCGCAAGAAGTCGGATCCCGGTATCGCACCCGAGCTGCCTCCCAAGACGGAGACCGACCACCCCGTCTCCCTGACCCGGGAGCAGGCCTCGCTCTACCAGGCCGCGGTGGACGAGGCGATGGCGGTGATCGAGTCGAGCGAGGGCATCGAGCGCCGCGGCATGATCATGAAGTTGCTGGCCTCGCTCAAGCAGATCTGCAACCACCCCGCGCAGTACCTGAAGGAGGCCGAGCCGCGGATCCCGCACCGCTCCGGCAAGCTCGCCCTGCTGGACGAGCTTCTGGACACGATCCTCGCCGAGGGCGGTTCGGTGCTGGTCTTCACGCAGTACGTGACGATGGCCAGGCTCATCGAGCGGCATCTGGCGGCCCGGGGGATCTCCCACCAGCTGCTGCACGGCGGAACTCCGGTCCCGCGCCGGGAGGAGCTCGTCGACCGCTTCCAAGCGGGCGAAGTCCCGGTCTTCCTGCTCTCCTTGAAGGCGGCGGGCACCGGGCTGAATCTGACCCGGGCCGGCCACGTCATCCACTTCGACCGCTGGTGGAACCCGGCCGTCGAGGAGCAGGCCACCGACCGGGCCTACCGGATCGGCCAGACCCAGCCCGTGCAGGTGCACCGGATCATCGCCGAGGGGACCGTGGAGGACCGGATCGCCGAGATGCTGGAGGCGAAGCGGGCCCTGGCCGATGCCGTCCTGGGCTCCGGCGAGTCGGCGCTGACCGAGCTGACCGACCGTGAACTGGCCGACCTCGTCTCCCTGCGAAGGCCGGCGTGA
- a CDS encoding helix-turn-helix domain-containing protein, giving the protein MGEAERFARLMRELKERAGLSYGTLARRLHTSTSTLHRYCNGEAVPAEFAVVDRFARACGASPGEAVELHRAWLLADARRRAAGRADPAPAPEPAPEPAPEPDPGAVAEHAVVPAVVPAAEPEGAPVSVRPRWYRRRAAAVLAVGVTAGAVAVAVLAASLPERGTPPGVAGATGSAGAATATASSAPSEAAGTPAPGASSPSSSPSPLPAQGGPASDRAPAPAPPSRSSPSAAPVPLKAAVRSHVWAYGCDHAYLAERGPGSVPPPPVEADAPAWASAQRAVHAAAQIVEVTLHGTGAGSVVLEDLEVRVAARRTPPAWNVYRMSPGCGGSLTPAAFAVNLDAPRPLARPVAGNDAGGTVPAPAFPLRVSASEPVVLRVEAATTGCDCDWYLDLRWTGPAGSGTLRIDDGGRPLRTSAATGRPVYGYAAEQGRWGR; this is encoded by the coding sequence GTGGGCGAGGCGGAGCGGTTCGCGCGGCTCATGCGGGAGCTGAAGGAGCGCGCCGGGCTGAGTTACGGGACGCTGGCGCGCAGGCTGCACACGAGCACCTCGACGCTGCACCGCTACTGCAACGGGGAGGCCGTGCCGGCGGAGTTCGCGGTGGTGGACCGCTTCGCCCGGGCCTGCGGGGCCTCGCCCGGGGAGGCCGTGGAACTGCACCGGGCGTGGCTGCTGGCGGACGCGCGCAGGCGCGCGGCGGGGCGGGCCGACCCGGCGCCCGCCCCGGAACCAGCTCCGGAACCAGCTCCGGAACCAGACCCGGGCGCCGTGGCGGAACACGCTGTCGTACCCGCTGTCGTACCCGCCGCGGAGCCGGAGGGGGCGCCGGTGTCCGTCCGGCCCCGTTGGTACCGGCGGCGGGCGGCCGCCGTCCTCGCCGTCGGGGTGACCGCGGGCGCGGTGGCCGTGGCGGTACTGGCGGCGTCCCTGCCCGAGCGCGGGACGCCGCCCGGCGTGGCGGGGGCGACGGGGTCCGCGGGGGCGGCCACCGCGACCGCCTCCTCGGCGCCGTCGGAAGCGGCCGGGACCCCGGCGCCGGGGGCGTCGTCGCCGTCGTCGTCACCCTCGCCTTTGCCGGCGCAGGGCGGTCCGGCGTCCGACCGGGCTCCGGCTCCGGCCCCGCCGTCCCGGTCGTCGCCGTCGGCGGCGCCGGTACCGCTCAAGGCAGCCGTACGGTCGCACGTGTGGGCCTACGGCTGCGATCACGCCTACCTCGCCGAACGGGGCCCCGGCTCGGTGCCGCCGCCGCCCGTCGAGGCGGACGCGCCCGCCTGGGCCTCGGCGCAGCGTGCCGTCCACGCCGCGGCCCAGATCGTGGAGGTCACCCTGCACGGCACGGGCGCGGGCAGCGTGGTCCTGGAGGACTTGGAGGTGCGGGTGGCCGCGCGGCGCACCCCGCCGGCCTGGAACGTCTACCGGATGTCCCCGGGCTGCGGCGGGTCCCTCACCCCGGCGGCCTTCGCCGTCAACCTGGACGCGCCGCGCCCCCTGGCCCGGCCCGTCGCCGGGAACGACGCCGGGGGCACCGTCCCGGCCCCCGCCTTCCCGCTGCGCGTCTCAGCGTCCGAGCCGGTCGTCCTGCGTGTGGAAGCGGCCACCACGGGCTGCGACTGCGACTGGTACCTCGACCTGCGCTGGACTGGGCCGGCCGGCTCCGGCACCCTGCGGATCGACGACGGCGGACGGCCGCTGCGCACCAGCGCGGCCACCGGCCGGCCGGTGTACGGATACGCCGCGGAACAGGGCCGCTGGGGACGCTGA
- a CDS encoding DUF6343 family protein, whose protein sequence is MRSGNEPVTARSPLRLRFWLSLWGLLWAAAGTALFSLVGRPGWAAACGVVVLLAAVDLAVVIHHIHQGPHYQPGPDVPPYEPPGSR, encoded by the coding sequence ATGCGTTCCGGGAACGAGCCGGTGACCGCCCGCAGTCCGCTGCGGCTGCGGTTCTGGCTGAGTCTGTGGGGGCTGCTCTGGGCCGCCGCCGGGACGGCCCTGTTCTCGCTGGTCGGCCGTCCCGGCTGGGCGGCGGCCTGCGGTGTGGTCGTGCTGCTGGCGGCCGTGGACCTGGCCGTGGTCATCCACCACATCCACCAGGGCCCGCACTATCAGCCCGGCCCCGACGTCCCGCCGTACGAACCGCCCGGGAGCCGGTGA
- a CDS encoding tetratricopeptide repeat protein, producing the protein MSDTTPHSSPSPKPPTSPETHVIDYRAAEQLLAARDPRGAVKLLDSVIAAHPENTAARLLRARAFFAAAQLRPAELEFELVLEREPDNAFAHFALARTHQRSGRHDQARKHFRLAAALDPQPEYLAAARFED; encoded by the coding sequence GTGTCCGACACCACGCCGCACTCCTCGCCGTCCCCGAAGCCGCCGACGAGCCCGGAGACGCACGTCATCGACTACCGGGCCGCCGAGCAACTGCTCGCCGCACGCGACCCGCGCGGCGCGGTCAAGCTGCTCGACTCCGTCATAGCCGCCCACCCCGAGAACACGGCGGCCCGGCTGCTGCGCGCCCGGGCCTTCTTCGCCGCCGCCCAACTACGCCCGGCGGAGCTGGAGTTCGAGCTGGTACTGGAGCGGGAGCCGGACAATGCCTTCGCCCACTTCGCACTGGCCCGTACGCACCAGCGCTCCGGGCGGCACGACCAGGCGCGCAAGCACTTCCGCCTCGCCGCCGCCCTGGACCCGCAGCCGGAGTACCTGGCGGCGGCCCGCTTCGAGGACTGA
- the coaE gene encoding dephospho-CoA kinase — MLKVGLTGGIGAGKSEVSRLLAGYGAVVVDADRIAREVVEPGTPGLAAVVAAFGESVLTEEGALDRPKLGSIVFADPAKLQTLNAIVHPLVGARSAELEAAAGADAIVVHDVPLLTENGLAPLYDLVVVVDAAPRTQLARLTVLRGMAEEEARARMAVQATREQRLAVATLVIDNDGPLEALEPQVRKVWAELTERATRERAAE, encoded by the coding sequence ATGCTGAAAGTGGGCCTGACGGGCGGAATCGGTGCCGGCAAGAGCGAGGTCTCGCGGCTGCTGGCGGGGTACGGAGCGGTCGTCGTGGACGCCGACCGGATCGCGCGGGAGGTCGTCGAGCCCGGTACGCCGGGGCTCGCGGCCGTCGTGGCGGCCTTCGGGGAATCGGTGCTGACCGAGGAGGGGGCGCTGGACCGGCCGAAGCTCGGGTCGATCGTGTTCGCCGACCCGGCGAAGCTCCAGACCCTCAACGCGATCGTGCACCCGCTGGTCGGGGCCAGGTCGGCCGAGCTGGAGGCCGCCGCGGGGGCCGACGCGATCGTGGTGCACGACGTACCGCTGCTCACGGAGAACGGCCTGGCGCCGCTGTACGACCTGGTGGTCGTGGTGGACGCGGCGCCGCGGACGCAGCTGGCGCGGCTCACCGTGCTGCGCGGGATGGCCGAGGAGGAGGCGCGGGCCCGGATGGCCGTGCAGGCCACGCGGGAGCAGCGGCTCGCCGTGGCGACGCTCGTGATCGACAACGACGGGCCGCTGGAGGCGCTGGAACCGCAGGTGCGCAAGGTGTGGGCGGAGCTCACGGAGCGGGCGACGCGGGAGCGGGCAGCGGAATAG
- a CDS encoding PAC2 family protein, whose product MLDPQGLYEWDAKGLAVADLALAQDSAGLVMLYHFEGYIDAGEAGEQIVERLLDTLPHQVVARFDADRLVDYRARRPLLTFQRDHWTEFEEPRLEVRLVQDATGAPFLLLSGPEPDVEWERFSVAVRQIVERLGVRLSVNFHGIPMGVPHTRPVGITPHGNRTDLMPGHRSPFDEAQVPGSAESLVEFRLAQAGHDVLGVAAHVPHYVARSPYPDAALTVLEAITAATGLVLPAVAHALRTEAHRTQTEIDRQIREGDEELVSLVQGLEHQYDAAAGAETRGNMMAEPAEIPSADEIGREFERFLAEREGES is encoded by the coding sequence GTGCTTGATCCACAGGGTCTGTACGAATGGGACGCCAAGGGCCTGGCGGTGGCCGACCTGGCGCTCGCCCAAGACTCTGCCGGGCTGGTCATGCTGTACCACTTCGAGGGGTACATCGACGCGGGTGAGGCCGGCGAGCAGATCGTCGAGCGCCTCCTGGACACCCTGCCCCACCAGGTCGTCGCGCGTTTCGACGCGGACCGGCTGGTGGACTACCGGGCCCGCCGCCCGCTGCTGACCTTCCAGCGCGACCACTGGACCGAGTTCGAGGAGCCCAGGCTGGAGGTCCGGCTCGTCCAGGACGCCACCGGAGCCCCCTTCCTGCTGCTGTCCGGCCCGGAGCCGGATGTGGAGTGGGAGCGCTTCAGCGTCGCCGTCCGGCAGATCGTCGAGCGCCTCGGCGTCCGGCTCTCGGTCAACTTCCACGGCATTCCCATGGGCGTGCCGCACACGCGGCCCGTCGGCATCACCCCGCACGGCAACCGGACCGACCTCATGCCGGGCCACCGCAGCCCCTTCGACGAGGCGCAGGTTCCGGGCAGCGCGGAGTCGCTGGTCGAGTTCCGCCTGGCCCAGGCCGGGCACGACGTGCTGGGTGTCGCCGCGCACGTACCGCACTACGTCGCGCGCTCCCCGTACCCGGACGCCGCGCTGACGGTGCTGGAGGCGATCACGGCGGCGACCGGGCTGGTCCTGCCGGCCGTGGCGCACGCCCTGCGTACGGAGGCCCACCGCACCCAGACGGAGATCGACCGGCAGATCCGGGAGGGCGACGAGGAACTGGTCAGCCTCGTACAGGGGCTGGAGCACCAGTACGACGCGGCGGCCGGTGCCGAGACCCGGGGCAACATGATGGCCGAGCCCGCGGAGATCCCCTCGGCGGACGAGATCGGGCGCGAGTTCGAGCGGTTCCTGGCGGAACGCGAGGGCGAAAGCTGA
- the rpsA gene encoding 30S ribosomal protein S1 yields MTSSTETTSTTPQVAVNDIGNEEAFLAAIDETIKYFNDGDIVDGVIVKVDRDEVLLDIGYKTEGVIPSRELSIKHDVDPNEVVKVGDEIEALVLQKEDKEGRLILSKKRAQYERAWGTIEKIKEEDGIVTGTVIEVVKGGLILDIGLRGFLPASLVEMRRVRDLQPYVGKELEAKIIELDKNRNNVVLSRRAWLEQTQSEVRQTFLTTLQKGQVRSGVVSSIVNFGAFVDLGGVDGLVHVSELSWKHIDHPSEVVEVGQEVTVEVLDVDMDRERVSLSLKATQEDPWQQFARTHQIGQVVPGKVTKLVPFGAFVRVDEGIEGLVHISELAERHVEIPEQVVQVNDEIFVKVIDIDLERRRISLSLKQANESFGADPASVEFDPTLYGMAASYDDQGNYIYPEGFDPETNDWLEGFDKQREAWETQYAEAQQRFEQHQAQVIKSREADEAAAAEGAAAPAAGGNAGAGISGGSYSSESDETSGALASDEALAALREKLAGGQS; encoded by the coding sequence ATGACGAGCAGCACCGAGACCACCTCTACCACTCCGCAGGTAGCGGTCAACGACATCGGTAACGAGGAAGCCTTCCTCGCCGCGATCGACGAGACGATCAAGTACTTCAACGACGGCGACATCGTCGACGGCGTCATCGTGAAGGTCGACCGGGACGAGGTCCTGCTCGACATCGGTTACAAGACCGAAGGCGTGATCCCGAGCCGTGAGCTCTCGATCAAGCACGACGTCGACCCGAACGAGGTCGTCAAGGTCGGCGACGAGATCGAGGCCCTGGTTCTCCAGAAGGAGGACAAGGAAGGCCGTCTGATCCTGTCCAAGAAGCGCGCTCAGTACGAGCGCGCCTGGGGCACGATCGAGAAGATCAAGGAAGAAGACGGCATCGTCACCGGTACCGTCATCGAGGTCGTCAAGGGTGGTCTCATCCTCGACATCGGCCTCCGCGGCTTCCTGCCGGCCTCCCTCGTGGAGATGCGTCGCGTCCGCGACCTCCAGCCCTACGTGGGCAAGGAGCTCGAGGCGAAGATCATCGAGCTGGACAAGAACCGCAACAACGTGGTCCTGTCCCGCCGTGCCTGGCTCGAGCAGACCCAGTCCGAGGTTCGCCAGACGTTCCTCACCACCCTGCAGAAGGGTCAGGTCCGCTCCGGCGTCGTTTCCTCGATCGTCAACTTCGGTGCCTTCGTGGACCTGGGTGGCGTCGACGGTCTCGTCCACGTCTCCGAGCTGTCCTGGAAGCACATCGACCACCCGTCCGAGGTTGTCGAGGTCGGCCAGGAAGTCACCGTCGAGGTCCTCGACGTCGACATGGACCGCGAGCGTGTCTCCCTGTCGCTGAAGGCGACGCAGGAAGACCCGTGGCAGCAGTTCGCCCGGACCCACCAGATCGGTCAGGTCGTCCCGGGTAAGGTCACCAAGCTGGTTCCGTTCGGTGCGTTCGTCCGCGTGGACGAGGGCATCGAGGGCCTGGTCCACATCTCCGAGCTGGCCGAGCGCCACGTGGAGATCCCGGAGCAGGTCGTCCAGGTCAACGACGAGATCTTCGTCAAGGTCATCGACATCGACCTCGAGCGTCGCCGGATCTCGCTGTCGCTGAAGCAGGCCAACGAGTCCTTCGGTGCCGACCCGGCGTCGGTCGAGTTCGACCCGACCCTGTACGGCATGGCCGCGTCTTACGACGACCAGGGCAACTACATCTACCCCGAGGGCTTCGACCCCGAGACCAACGACTGGCTCGAGGGCTTCGACAAGCAGCGCGAGGCCTGGGAGACCCAGTACGCCGAGGCGCAGCAGCGCTTCGAGCAGCACCAGGCTCAGGTCATCAAGAGCCGCGAGGCCGACGAGGCCGCTGCCGCCGAGGGCGCTGCCGCCCCGGCCGCCGGTGGCAACGCCGGTGCGGGCATCTCGGGTGGTTCGTACTCCTCGGAGTCGGACGAGACCTCCGGCGCCCTGGCGTCGGACGAGGCCCTGGCCGCGCTCCGCGAGAAGCTGGCCGGCGGCCAGAGCTGA
- a CDS encoding class I SAM-dependent methyltransferase: protein MNQEDYAPEDAYEADPGPGDDAEATRRDAGEAESSRASRGWWDRNADEYQSEHGAFLGDDRFVWGPEGLDEAEAALLGPAASLKDKDVLEIGAGAAQCSRWLAAQGARPVALDLSHRQLQHALRIGDDVPLVEADAGRLPFRDGSFDLACSAYGAVPFVADPVNVMREVRRVLRPGGRWVFSVTHPIRWAFPDEPGPEGLSVAASYFDRTPYVEQDEQGRAVYVEHHRTIGDRVRDVVAGGFRLVDLVEPEWPEWNSQEWGGWSPLRGNLIPGTAIFVCERD, encoded by the coding sequence ATGAACCAAGAGGACTACGCCCCCGAAGACGCGTACGAGGCCGATCCGGGCCCCGGGGACGACGCCGAGGCCACACGGCGTGACGCCGGGGAAGCGGAGAGCAGCCGGGCGAGCCGCGGCTGGTGGGACCGCAACGCCGACGAGTACCAGAGCGAGCACGGCGCCTTCCTCGGCGACGACCGCTTCGTATGGGGGCCGGAAGGCCTGGACGAGGCGGAGGCGGCCCTCCTCGGCCCCGCCGCCTCCCTCAAGGACAAGGACGTCCTGGAGATCGGCGCCGGCGCCGCCCAGTGCTCGCGCTGGCTGGCGGCCCAGGGCGCCCGCCCCGTCGCCCTCGACCTCTCCCACCGCCAGCTCCAGCACGCCCTGCGCATCGGCGATGACGTCCCGCTCGTCGAGGCCGACGCCGGCCGGCTCCCCTTCCGCGACGGCTCCTTCGACCTCGCCTGCTCCGCCTACGGGGCCGTCCCCTTCGTCGCCGACCCGGTGAACGTGATGCGCGAGGTCCGCCGCGTCCTGCGCCCCGGCGGCCGCTGGGTCTTCTCGGTGACCCACCCCATCCGCTGGGCCTTCCCCGACGAGCCCGGTCCCGAGGGGCTCTCCGTCGCCGCCTCCTACTTCGACCGGACCCCGTACGTGGAACAGGACGAGCAGGGCCGCGCCGTGTACGTGGAGCACCACCGCACGATCGGCGACCGGGTCCGCGACGTGGTGGCGGGCGGATTCCGCCTCGTCGACCTGGTCGAGCCCGAGTGGCCCGAGTGGAACAGCCAGGAGTGGGGCGGCTGGTCCCCGCTGCGCGGCAACCTGATCCCGGGCACGGCGATCTTCGTCTGCGAAAGGGACTGA